Genomic DNA from bacterium:
CCGAAGCTCACCACGGCCAGGGAGCCCGCGGTGGCGGCAAAGCTGACGGTTTCGAGGACCTGATGACGGCGTGCCGCGACGCGAAGCTGCTGCTGCAGCCAGGCCACGGAGTCAATCGCTGAAGTTGTGGGTTTGGTCGCCATGATCCCTGTTTAAAATTTTACCGTCACGTACGATAGAGGACCAAAGGGAGTTTCGCTAACTAAATTTACGGGTAGCTCGAGCGGGTTGGAATACCAGAGCATTCTGACGCCCACAGGCTGAGCAGTGCGGGACTCACGTTCAACGGGAATGTCTTTGACGATGGCCTCAATCTGGCAGGTTTTCCCGTCGGGGTGAACCGTCCAGGCGAACGTGGCGGTTTTCGTGTTTTTCAGATACCTCGAGGATAGATAAAATTCGGTGACAGTTCCTTGCGTGAGGGGGGCTTGAGGCGACAGGGAAGGGGGTTCCCCGAAGAAAATTTCGTTATCCGGCAGGGCGGACAGTTCGAGTTGGCCGTTAAGGCCTTTGATGCCGAGTTGTTCCGCCAGACGGGGGTTGGTGATTTTCACGGCGATGGCGAGTTCGTTTTCGGCACTCATCCGTACGGCCATCGTGCCGTTGGGAATGCTGAAGAACTCATTCGTCGACCATTCGGAAAGGAACCCATCCACGGTTACTGCGCCCGATGTGGCGGAGCAGGTCCGGACCGAATCCCTGAGATGCAGTGCGGTTTCCCACTGGGTGGCACTCATCCAGGTGCCTGCAATGTTGACCAGCCCCTGGGGGGTACTCCATATCCGGGCCTCGCGCGGAATGTTGGGCACTCGGTACGCGGTCTGGGTGGCGGCGTTGGCCCAAACAATGGCCACTCCGTCATTGCGTGGCGGGGGTTGCAGATTGATTAAGGTCTGCTTTCTCATCCGGTGCATATTATCTGAATTTGCATCGAGGGGCGGGGGCATCAATAACAGCATCGGGGTGCCCCCGTTCAGGGTTGCCCTGGCCTGCCATTGGCCGGATAAGGGCAGGGTGGCCGCCCATGGCGGAAGCGGTTTTCCCTGAATGGCGGCTTTATCGCCCTGCACGTTGTACGTGAAGGGGTGGATATTAAACCCGTCAATCTTAATGCCATACACCTGCGTGCCGATGACGGCGGAGGGCCGGACATTCTGTTTTTTCGGGTTGAAAATGGTGCCTGTCATGGGATTCAGATATTCCGTCCAGTCGGCGTCACGTCTGGACTCAATCAGGTTGCCGGAGCTCCAGGTGCCCTTGGATTGCCACGTGTCCTGGCTCAGAAGGAATTCAGTTCGGCCGTCATGAAATCCCGAGGCATCGATGGTGTAAAACCAGCCTGTGGGCATAACGGCGGCCCCCTGTGAACCGTCGCTCGAGACCCAGATATAGTTGCATGGGGGGGCTTTGGTGGCGGTCAGGATGGCTGGTTCAGGTTTACGCGGGGCCGTCCAGATGGAGGAGGGCTGGCCCCAGTAAGCTTCTGTGACAATGGCGGAAATGTGGCTAGGGCTGGAAAGGATGGCAAAGCGCTCGAATTGCCGGTAGCTGAACTCTTTATCCATCCGGGCAACCGGCGGGCCGGTGAAGTGGCCATTGGCATCCAGTTCCCATAGGGCCAGCTCGGGCGCCTCGTCCTGTCCGAGGGCAAAGCCCGGGGAGCCGGGACCGGGGAAGAGGTCTGATAGCTTCGGGGTGGTTGCCGTGCCCTCCGGCAAGGTGTGCGTCAGGTCGCCGGACTGGGCATCATAAATCCATAGACGGCCGCTATGGGCCATGATCACCCGGTCTTTCAGGGCGAGGACGCCGTGAGGATTGCCCGGCGTGGGAAGCTCCCAGCGGGGTGAGAGCGCGGTGGTGGCGGGGGTCAGGATCTGACCGGCCAGGGCCAGGGGGGTAGCGCCATTCGTGGAGAGGAGGAGCCCGTCGGTCAGGGTACAGGTTGAGGGGAGATTCAGTTGGGGATGGCGTAGGGCGGGAAGGGTTCCGGTGGCTCCCATTTTGACGCCGCACCACTGCAAGCCCGGGCCCCCTGCGGCATACCAGTTTCCCTCCGGGTCACAGCCCAATATCTGTTCCTCATCAGACTCAGGGGAGAGGATGGACGTGTAGCCGTTGGGCTGAATCAGGCTGGTGGTGGCGTCGGGGGCCAGGATCAGGCATCCTTCGCGAACCGCTTGCAGCAGACGGGAGTTGCGGCCGGTCAGCATCTTGACGTCCTTGAGATCGGTCAGGCTCACCAGATGGGTCGTGGTCGGGGTGGTGATCAACGCATGATCCGGGCCGCAGGGGGCCACCTCGCACCAAGGGAGATCGGTGCGGAGCGCCAGTAACTTTCCCGAAGTTTTGTCAGTTAACAACAGGCTGTTTGAGTCCCAGGGGGCAAACAGGACCGCGGTGCGCCCCACGACCGGGCTGGCCGGATGGCGCAGGCCCATCAGTGCGGGATCTTCAAAACGGGTGTAATTGCGAAGCCAGAGGAGGCTCTCATCCGTTAAATTGATGGCCCCGATCAATCCCATGGAGGATGACACGTAGGCCCTGTCACCCACAATGGTGGGGGCAGGAAGTTTCCATGAGGAATCCTGGTTACATACCAGTGCGCCTGCGGACGTTTTACTCCCGGGCGTTTGGCTTGAACTGACCGGTAGGGTGAGCAGGCTTTTGCCGGTGGCGGCGTCGAGGGTCACCAGTTCCGCTCGGGCGGGTTGGCCGGAGAGTTGCATGACGACCAGGCGGTTGGTGCCCCAGGAGGCCGGATCACTGGCGACGGTGGCAGAATCACTATGCCAGCCCCACCGGTACGCGCCCGTTTCCCGGTCAAGTCCAACCACCCAGAGCGCGGCATTTTGGATTAAGGCGCTGATCGCCACAACCGATCCCGCCACCGCTGGCTGGGTTTTTCCCAGAAGATGGAACGGGGCGGCCTCGGTGCTGTCCGATTCGGTGATGCGCTGCAGGGGGGCCGCCCAACTCCAGAGGACGCGTCCCGATTGGAGGCGAGTCAACATTCGTGAGTTGGATAGCCAGGTTTGTCCACCACGTATGGAGAGGGAGGCAACGGGGATGGGGGTCGAGTCCCCTTGGGTCATAAACCGTAAATGGTTCTCGCTGACCTCCACGGTTCCGGGCGTCATGTCCACCAGCGGGATGAAGCCAGAGGACTGAAGCGGGGCGGCGGCGGAGGGGCCGACGGAGTCGGGGCCGGTGGTGTCGCCAGCGGGGGTGAGCCGGGCGATTCGTGAAAGGCGGGCGGCGTCAGCCTGACGGGAGGGTTGTTTACTGAGATTCAGGATTTCCTGATTCAGCCAGGTGTCGTAAAGGGGGGCATATTTGGCAAGCACCTGACGGTAATAGGGCTTGGATCCGATAAATAAGGAGGCATCCCCCTCCATCGAAAGGGCGTTTTCATTACGGGTGCGCAACACCTCCTTCAGATACGTGCAGAGGCGGTTGGTGTCGCCACTGCGGGCAAAGGCATCCAGGGCATCCGGAACCGATTGCGGGGTGAGATCCATGGTGAGCGGCAGGGCGGTGTTTGCGTTGAGTTTAAAAATGGTCTCTTTGCTTTTCAGGTATTCGGTTGAATTGGTATAGGCCGGATTGGCAAGAATCGCCTTGGCCAGTGACTGTCCCGCTTGCTCGCTATTGCCGGTCATGATGGCTAACTGCAAGCGCCACATGGCCGTCTGGAAGGGAAGGCTGGCGGTCAGGATCGCGTCCTGTGACTTGAGAAAGTGAGTTGCCTGCTGGGTATCACAGCGCTCCAGCAAGGTTTTCATGTAGAGGGGAGCAATGATGCTCACCAGATTGCTCCGGGTCTCAGGCGGTGCGGTCACGATCGTCCGCTCCATGGCATCATACAAGGTCTTACGCACAGGCGGGGTAAGTTCCTTCCGCAACCAACTCTCGAGGGCTGGCCGCAAGGACCCATCCTGAGCGGATGCGGTCATGTTGTTCCACCAGGCCGGCGCCTCGGTCACAAGCTCCTGAGGGGGATTGAGTTTGGCCTTGGTCTTGGTTTTGTGCCGGGCCGCCTCTGCGTTGTGATTTCCCACAAGCAGAGTGCTGAGGGCGAGCAACAGGGCCATCCCGATCGGACAGCGATTATGTGAAATTAGCCTCATCACAGGATGGTGTTTTCCTCATTGAACCACTTGATTATACACATGAAATTCTAATACATCCAGATGGCCGTCACAACGCTTTTGTCCGTTCAACCTGTTCACAATCGGGTTATTATAAATAAAATCGGGGGCTCTGTAAATTTATTCTGACGCGTGAAATATTTCAAAGAGGAGCCCTCTCATCAGCTTCATCGGGAAACGGGTGGTGAGGCCTCTCATTCGCATGAGATTGACGCCTGTGAGGGGAATATGTCAACGTGGGGGGATGAAAAGCGCGATTACCCAGAAGGATATAGCCCGGCGTCTGGGCGTTTCACAGGCATTGGTATCGCGGGTCCTCACGGGGAATTCAGAGAAGATCGGGGTGGCCCCGGCGACGGCGGAGAAGATCCGGGCGGCGGCGGCGGCCTGTCATTACCGGCCAAGTGCGGCGGCCTTGACGTTAAAAGGAGGGCCCACCCGGACGCTGGGGGTGGTGGTTAAAAATTTCGAGGACCCTTTTTTCGGACACATGATCGGCACGATGCAGCGGCTGGCCGTGAGGGATGGGTATGCGCTGTTGCTATCCGGCTGGGAAGCGTCCCAGGGGGAAGCCGAGGGGCAGATTCTGCTGCGCCAGTTCCGGCCCGATGGATTGATCCTGTGCGGAAGCGATTTTACCCCCAAGGCGGTCGGACTGTTTCTTTCAGAAGGGCGGCCGGTGGTCCAGATCTGCACGGGGGAGGTTGTTCCCGGCGTTCAGCAGGTGGCCTTTGATCAGCGGGCAGGGCTGGATGCCTTGGTTCGTATGCTGGTGGGACTGGGGCATGCCCGGTTCGGGTTTGTGGGCGATGACTCGGCCCCCAACCGGCGGCGTGCGGCGATCATGAGGGAGTTGCTGCAGGAGAACCGCCATTTGCCCATCGAATTTATCGAGGTCCCACGGACGTCGGAAGGGCCGCTCAGGGCGTCGGTGAAAGCGCTCTGCCAGGATCCGTTGCGGCGGCCCACGGCTTTGATTGTGTCCGATGATGCCCTGGCCCAGTTGGTGCTGAGGGCGCTGTATGAGTGCGGGGTGCGGGTGCCGCAGGATATCTCATTGGCGGGGATGGATGATATTCCGATGGCGCGCCTGATGATCCCGGCGTTGACCACGATTCGCCAACCGATGGAGGCGATGGTCGAAAGTGCTTTCCGGGCGGTGACGGCCGGGGATCGCCCTTCCGGAAAATTGGAGAAGATTGTCTTGGCACCCGAACTCATGATGCGGGAGTCATGCGGGCCGGCTCCCAACGTCTGAGCTAGGACGCTTCCTGCTGACGCAGCCCGGTATTACCTCGCCCTGCGGCGGGCACAGGCGAATCTTTACACCGACAAAGCTGAATATATTTGCATCTATTTCTGATATGCATTATATCTAATGCATTAAGGAAATATAGTATGGGGTGGATTGAGTTCAGGAATAAGTTGTTTGATCAAGGGTGCTTCAGCATCCATCAGGTATATGCCTGGCAGCCTGGATTTGACCGGAATAACTTTGTCCGATGGACGAAGAGGGGTTACCTGGTGAGATTGCGGCAGGGGCTTTATGCCTTCCCGGAGTACCGGGGAAAACCGGATATGGCGATGTATTTCGCGGGGCGTATCTACAATCCATCTTATATCAGCCTGCACTCAGCGCTCTCGTTTTACGGGTTGATTCCCGAGGCCGTGACCCAGATCACCAGCGTGACTTCATTGAAGACGGCGGTGTTCAAGAACGACTTTGGAGAGTATTCGTACAAAAGCGTCCGGGAAGACCTGATGTTCGGTTACGAACCGCGCCCACTGGAAGGCGGTCGCGCGATGGGGTTCGCCACCCGCGAAAAGGCCTTGCTGGATCTGCTGTATCTTTATCCCTTCTACAACACGGAACAGGAGTTGAAAAATCTGCGGCTTGATGGTGAGCTTTTGCGCGAGGAGTTGAATCGGCCGGAATGGGAATCGCTGACGGCACGCTTTCATTGTGCCGCACTTGAGAAGCGGGTGCGCTTATTATCCAAGGTTTATGATTTATGATTACGATAGAGCAGATCAGGAATTTCTACCCCGCCGCCTTGAGCGGGAATGCGGGCTTTCTAAAGCATATTCTCAAGGAATATGTCCAGTTGTTGGTTCTCGACTATCTGGCGACGACGCCGCATATTCGCAAAATGACGTTCATCGGGGGAGCGAACCTGCGACTGGTCAAGGGGATTGACCGGTTTTCTGAAGATTTGGATTTCGACTGTAAGAATTTTCCGGCGGAAGAATTCGGGAGGATGACGGGTGAGGTTCAGGTTTTTCTTCGTCGTAACGGCTTCAAGGTCGAGGTCAGGGAGAAGGACCAAAGCCGCCTGACGGCATTCCGGAGCAGTCTCTATTTCCCCGAGTTGCTATTTGAGCTGGGGTTATCCGGGCACAAGGATGAGCGTTTCATGTTGAAACTGGAATCACAGGATCAAAAGATTCACTACGAACCGATCATGGGATTTATCAAAGGGTGTGGTTTCTTTTTCTCGTTCCCGGTTCCGTCAGATGCGGTGCTTTGTGCGATGAAGATTTCAGCCATGTTGGCCAGGGGTAAAGGCAGGGATTATTACGATGTCATGTTTCTGTTATCGCGAACCATGCCGGACTATACGTTTCTCGAAGCGCGCAACGGTATTGGTGATTTGAAGGGACTGAAGGCGGCCGTGGAAACTTCGCTCGCGTCCATCGATTTGCGGAAGAAACAGAGGGATTTCGAGCATTTGCTATTCAACCGGGACAACAGTAATCGCATTCTCCACGTTCGCGAATTCATCCAGTCGTTGTGACCCGATCCCCCCCCCTATCTCATGCAGCCCGGGTATGTTTACCTCGGACTGCTGTTTTCGTTTGAGTTTAACAGTCACGGGGGCAGCCCCACGTTCCCGCTTGATTCTCTTTTTGTGTGCCAGTATCTTGATGAAAACAAGGGGAAATATGGCGAGATATCATCTGATTGCGTGTCATGTATTGTGGCGGGAGTTGTGTTATTTCGCCTCCCAGTCGCCCCATTTCTTTACCTTCAATTTCATCAAGCAGGGGCTGCATAATACCCCTGAACTGCTCAAGGTCCAGCTGCAGGCGGCGGTCGATGAGGCGCCGGAAGAGTGTGACGCGATTCTCCTGGGCTATGGTCTGTGCAGCAATGGGGCGGCGGGAGTGGTTTCCCGCAATAAGAAAATGATCATTCCCAAGGCCCATGACTGCATTACGCTCTTCCTGGGGTCCAAGGAGCGGTACCGGACCTATTTTGATGCGCATCCGGGGACCTACTGGTACACGCCGGGTTGGGTCGAGTGTTCGGTTCAGCCCGGGAAGGGGCGCTATGATCTGCTGCGCAAGGAGTATACGGAAAAGTACGGCGAGGAGAATGCCGATTACCTGATGGAGATGGAGCAGGGGTGGATGAAGGAATATAACAATGCCGCCTACGTGGATCTCGGAGTCGGTGATACTGTCCGGCACAAGGAGTTCACTCATGAATGTGCCCAGTGGCTGGGGTGGAAATGTGATGAGCTTCCTGGTGACCCCTCGCTGATCAAGGATTTTGTGAATGGCCAATGGGATGCGGACCGGTTTTTGATCGTGGAGCCCGGCCAGGCCATTATGCCCTCGCATGATGAACAGGTGTTGAAGACCTGAGGCGCCGCCGAAAAGAGGGACTTCAACTAATTGAAGAAATTATGGAAATCCGGAATAGCCAGTTCGGGCTGGTACGAAAAGTAAAAATGTTTTGCGATTTGTCATGGCTGGCTGGGATCAATTATAGCCTCCGTTAAAACCTCATGTGCTGCCAGCCATGAAAAATCGCAAAACGGTGTTTCCCGGACATCAGGGGAAATAAGGAAGCTCAAGGACTTGGTCCTGCTATTATTCTTTAATGTCCCCAGAAAAACCGTTGCGGGATTTTGAATTCGGGGAAGACCATAACACGTCCCCGTGTAATCCAATAGACCGGGCACCCCGAATTAATAATGCCGCAACATTTTTATTTTTTCGTCTGGATCTGGATTTCTTTTATTTCTTGAATTAGTGGTGAAGTCTTTTTCATGGAAATGTTGTTATTAGCGCCTGCTAAACGTTGACTTCTGAATGGGGATGTCGTTAACCTGATGTTCGGATATAACTCGAAGGAAAATTCATGAAAATATTTTTATGTGGATTGTTGGGCGTGGGGCTGCTGCTGAGCAGCGGCTGTGTGACGATGGTGGATCAGAATACGATGGCCCAGCAACAGGCGGATATGGAGAAATTGCGCGAGAATGTGCAACGCATCCAGGAGAAGATCAACGGGCTCGAGCTGGAACAGCAGAACCTCCAGCGTGACATCGGCTCCATGAAGGGGGCGCCCAAGGAGGATACCGTGGTGCGGAACCGGCTGGATACGCTGGAGCGGCAAGTCCAGTCGTTAGCGGCGGCCCGCGATTCGGACCGTAAACAGATCGTCAACCAGGTGGCCTCCATTGTCGGTTCTTCCGGCAGTGGTTCCTCCGGGAAATCATCCTCCGGACGGGGGAGCTCCCAGACTGGAGTGGAGCATGTGGTCGAATCCGGCCAAACCCTGTCAGCGATTGCGGCGGCCTACAAGGTCAGCGCCAGTTCCATCAAAAAAGCCAACTCCATGAAGTCCGATACCCTGCGTGTCGGCCAGAAGTTGTTCATTCCGAAGTGAGGAGTTCACTTCTGATTTGAAACAAAATCAGACTGCAGGTTTTTCATAAAAAGACCTCATTTTGACTTCAGCAAGGTGGCGTTCGACGTCCCCGGCGAACGATTCCACGCACTGGCCGGCAATCAGCCGCCGAGGACGTCGGCTGCCACCTGTGCTTCGCTCAGGTCA
This window encodes:
- a CDS encoding PQQ-binding-like beta-propeller repeat protein, which gives rise to MRLISHNRCPIGMALLLALSTLLVGNHNAEAARHKTKTKAKLNPPQELVTEAPAWWNNMTASAQDGSLRPALESWLRKELTPPVRKTLYDAMERTIVTAPPETRSNLVSIIAPLYMKTLLERCDTQQATHFLKSQDAILTASLPFQTAMWRLQLAIMTGNSEQAGQSLAKAILANPAYTNSTEYLKSKETIFKLNANTALPLTMDLTPQSVPDALDAFARSGDTNRLCTYLKEVLRTRNENALSMEGDASLFIGSKPYYRQVLAKYAPLYDTWLNQEILNLSKQPSRQADAARLSRIARLTPAGDTTGPDSVGPSAAAPLQSSGFIPLVDMTPGTVEVSENHLRFMTQGDSTPIPVASLSIRGGQTWLSNSRMLTRLQSGRVLWSWAAPLQRITESDSTEAAPFHLLGKTQPAVAGSVVAISALIQNAALWVVGLDRETGAYRWGWHSDSATVASDPASWGTNRLVVMQLSGQPARAELVTLDAATGKSLLTLPVSSSQTPGSKTSAGALVCNQDSSWKLPAPTIVGDRAYVSSSMGLIGAINLTDESLLWLRNYTRFEDPALMGLRHPASPVVGRTAVLFAPWDSNSLLLTDKTSGKLLALRTDLPWCEVAPCGPDHALITTPTTTHLVSLTDLKDVKMLTGRNSRLLQAVREGCLILAPDATTSLIQPNGYTSILSPESDEEQILGCDPEGNWYAAGGPGLQWCGVKMGATGTLPALRHPQLNLPSTCTLTDGLLLSTNGATPLALAGQILTPATTALSPRWELPTPGNPHGVLALKDRVIMAHSGRLWIYDAQSGDLTHTLPEGTATTPKLSDLFPGPGSPGFALGQDEAPELALWELDANGHFTGPPVARMDKEFSYRQFERFAILSSPSHISAIVTEAYWGQPSSIWTAPRKPEPAILTATKAPPCNYIWVSSDGSQGAAVMPTGWFYTIDASGFHDGRTEFLLSQDTWQSKGTWSSGNLIESRRDADWTEYLNPMTGTIFNPKKQNVRPSAVIGTQVYGIKIDGFNIHPFTYNVQGDKAAIQGKPLPPWAATLPLSGQWQARATLNGGTPMLLLMPPPLDANSDNMHRMRKQTLINLQPPPRNDGVAIVWANAATQTAYRVPNIPREARIWSTPQGLVNIAGTWMSATQWETALHLRDSVRTCSATSGAVTVDGFLSEWSTNEFFSIPNGTMAVRMSAENELAIAVKITNPRLAEQLGIKGLNGQLELSALPDNEIFFGEPPSLSPQAPLTQGTVTEFYLSSRYLKNTKTATFAWTVHPDGKTCQIEAIVKDIPVERESRTAQPVGVRMLWYSNPLELPVNLVSETPFGPLSYVTVKF
- a CDS encoding LacI family DNA-binding transcriptional regulator encodes the protein MKSAITQKDIARRLGVSQALVSRVLTGNSEKIGVAPATAEKIRAAAAACHYRPSAAALTLKGGPTRTLGVVVKNFEDPFFGHMIGTMQRLAVRDGYALLLSGWEASQGEAEGQILLRQFRPDGLILCGSDFTPKAVGLFLSEGRPVVQICTGEVVPGVQQVAFDQRAGLDALVRMLVGLGHARFGFVGDDSAPNRRRAAIMRELLQENRHLPIEFIEVPRTSEGPLRASVKALCQDPLRRPTALIVSDDALAQLVLRALYECGVRVPQDISLAGMDDIPMARLMIPALTTIRQPMEAMVESAFRAVTAGDRPSGKLEKIVLAPELMMRESCGPAPNV
- a CDS encoding nucleotidyl transferase AbiEii/AbiGii toxin family protein, with amino-acid sequence MITIEQIRNFYPAALSGNAGFLKHILKEYVQLLVLDYLATTPHIRKMTFIGGANLRLVKGIDRFSEDLDFDCKNFPAEEFGRMTGEVQVFLRRNGFKVEVREKDQSRLTAFRSSLYFPELLFELGLSGHKDERFMLKLESQDQKIHYEPIMGFIKGCGFFFSFPVPSDAVLCAMKISAMLARGKGRDYYDVMFLLSRTMPDYTFLEARNGIGDLKGLKAAVETSLASIDLRKKQRDFEHLLFNRDNSNRILHVREFIQSL
- a CDS encoding DUF1638 domain-containing protein, translating into MARYHLIACHVLWRELCYFASQSPHFFTFNFIKQGLHNTPELLKVQLQAAVDEAPEECDAILLGYGLCSNGAAGVVSRNKKMIIPKAHDCITLFLGSKERYRTYFDAHPGTYWYTPGWVECSVQPGKGRYDLLRKEYTEKYGEENADYLMEMEQGWMKEYNNAAYVDLGVGDTVRHKEFTHECAQWLGWKCDELPGDPSLIKDFVNGQWDADRFLIVEPGQAIMPSHDEQVLKT
- a CDS encoding LysM peptidoglycan-binding domain-containing protein; amino-acid sequence: MKIFLCGLLGVGLLLSSGCVTMVDQNTMAQQQADMEKLRENVQRIQEKINGLELEQQNLQRDIGSMKGAPKEDTVVRNRLDTLERQVQSLAAARDSDRKQIVNQVASIVGSSGSGSSGKSSSGRGSSQTGVEHVVESGQTLSAIAAAYKVSASSIKKANSMKSDTLRVGQKLFIPK